The Collinsella aerofaciens genomic interval ACGCGCGCCAGGTTATGCGGCAAGGTAATGTGTCCAAAGCTGAGCATCTCGTCGGCGCGGGCGCGCACCTCATCACTCACGCCGTCCGAACCGCCGATTACAAAGGCAATGTCGCTGCTGCCTCGCAGCATAAGATCGTCGAGCCGCGCCGAGAGCCCCTCACTCGAACGCTCCTTGCCCTCGATAGCCAGCAGGATCACATGCGCCCGAGACGGCAATGCAGCAAGAATTGCCGCCCCCTCCTTGTCGCGCGCGGCATCCACGCCGCCCGCCTTAGCCGGGTCGATATCGGCCACCTCGCGGATATCAACCTTGGCATAGGCACCTAGGCGCTTGGTGTACTCAGCGCACGCGTCCTTCCAAAAGCGCTCCTTGAGCTTACCGACGCAAACGACGGTGTATTTCACGCGCGTCTACTCCTTCGAATCGTTTTGAACTTTGCTGGCGGTCAGCATCTGCTCGAACATCGAGGCCGACTGCGAAAAGTCGCTCGGCAGCACGACCGTCGAGGTTTTACCCGTGCGAGCGAACTCCGTCATCATCTCGGACCACTGCGTAAACATGAACAGTTGGTTGGCCTCGTCATTGCCGACACCCGTCTCTTGGATGATCTCGAGCGAATCTTTGATACCCAGCGCGATGGCCTTGCGCTGGTTGGCGATGCCCTCGCCCGCCTTTTCCATTGCCTCGGCCTCGGCGGTCGCCTCGGTGACGCGCTTGATGCGGTCGGCCTCAGCGAGCTCCTGTGCCGCAGCGCGCTTGCGCTGGGCAGCGTTGATGTCGTTCATGGAGTTCTCGACCTCGGTCGGCAGCGCGATTTTGGTGATGAGTGTCGACACGAGGGTGAAGCCGTAGGCAGCCATCTGCTCGGACACGGTGGCATTAACGTCCTTGGCGATGTCATCCTTCTTGGCAAAGACCTCATCGAGTGTGTAGACGGGAATCGAAGAGCGCAGAGCGTCGGTGATGAAGTCACGCATCTGGTCGACGGGCTCCTGCAGCATATAGTAGCTCTTGTAGATGCCCGAATCTGCCGGGCCGGCGCCCATGTCATAGCTCACGTGGTACTGAGCAGAGACCTCAAGGCCGATGGTCACGTTGTCCTGGGTCTTAACGTCGATGCCAAAACCGTTTTTCATGGTGCGCAGACTCACCGTGGCGGCCTTGCGGTCGATCACGGGCACCTTCATGTGGAAGCCCGCGTTGACGATGCGGTTAAACTTGCCCAGACGCTCAATGATCACGGCATGCTGTTGTTCAACGACATAGCAGGCGTTAGGAAGCAGCAGCAACAGGATGATGATGGGAATCAAAAGGCTGGTAAGGGCGGCGATGATACCGGACAACAGCATGGTCTCTCCTCTGATAGGCACACGTTGGCACTAGGATACCCGCACGAAGCAGCTGTGTGACACCAACAAGAGGACCCGTGGTCAAAAAAGGCCAAATATGAGTACTGTTACCAGTTTAGTAACAGCGTATTTGGGTCAAAATCGCCTCTTTGAACCCGAGGTCTGGTCGCGCGCGCAGACGTGGTGTAAGAGTGTCCTGAGGTCCGTCGCTGCAAGTCCCGATGTTACTCCTTCTTGAGGCCGTGCTTCTCGACTATCTCGTCCACTATCTCCCTGGCGCGCCGCCCGAGCGCGCGGCGCCTCCCCTCTGTCGGGGCCGGCCTGTCCGCGGGCTCGGCGAAGCCCTCGGCGGCCGAGGCCTCGGAGAACATGCGCTGCTGGGACCACTGCCCCTCGGTCTCCATGAGGCTCGCGCACGTCAGGCGCAGCATCGACTCCCTCGAGGGGAAGGACTGCACGACCCTGTAGCGGCGCTTGATCTCGCGGTTGGCGCGCTCCTGGACGTTGTTGGTGCGGAGCTTGGCCCAGTGCGCCCTGGGGAAGGCCGTGAACGCCAGCGCGGAGTCCTCGGCCTGCTCGAAGACCTCGCCGGCCCTGGCGGACACCGACGCCACCCAGGGCGCCGCCTCGGCCCACACGCAGCGCGCGAGGTCGGGGTCGTCCTGGTAGACCGCGGCGTGCACGAGGTCCCTGACGGCCGCCTTGGAGTCCTCGGGCCTGCCCGAGCAGGCGCTCTGGAGGTTGCGCTGCAGGTGCGTCACGCAGCGCTGCCAGGCGCAGCCCTGGAACAGGCGCGAGACGGCGGCCACGAGCCCGGCGTGGCTGTCGGAGACCACGAGGCGAACGCCGGCCAGCCCGCGCTCGCGCAGCCCGCCGAGGAACGCCGCCCAGGAGTCCTCGCTCTCGGTGTCGACCACGTCGCAGCCCAGGAAGTGCTTGCGCCCGTCGGCGCCCAGCCCGATCGCGGTCACGACGCCCTGCGAGACGACCGACGAGCCGACCCTGCAGCTCATGTAGGTGGCGTCGAGCCACAGGTAGCAGCACGGCGTGCCCGACAGGTCGCGGCGGCGGAACTCCGCCACCTCGGCGTCGAGGTCGGAGCAGAGGCTCGAGACCTCCGAGCTCGACAGCGAGGATATGCCCAGCTTGGACGCCACGCGCTCGACCTTGCGGGTGGACACGCCGCACACGTACATCTCCTGCACGATGGCGGCCACCGAGGTGTCGACGCGCGACCATCGCGCGAGCATGCCCTCGGGGTAGTAGGTGCCGTGCCTGAGCTTGGGTATCTCGAGCTCCACGTCGCCCACGGCGGTCTTGAGCGACCTGGGGCGGTAGCCGTTGCGGCTGTTCTCCCTGCCGTCGCTGCGCTCGTTGCGGCCCGCGCCGCACATCTGCTGGGCCTCGGAGTCCATCAGCGCGTTCATCACGCCGCCCAGCACCCTGCACGCGAACTCGCGCGCGTCGCCGCACTCCTGCCAAAGCCTCGCCGCCTCGAGGGCCTCGTCGCGGCCGAGGCGCAGTACACTCTCTTCTTGGGGCATCGCCTTTCCTTCCATTCGTCACCTTCATTACTCCAACGACGAATTCTAGGCGGTGTCCCCTCCCTTTCAAGAAAGGGAAGAGGCGGGGCATGCCCCGCCTCTTACACCACATCTCTGCGCGCTACCCGAGGTCTATCGAATTTACTTTGTTTTGTCTCAAGATTGGGTCAAATTAGCGTACATCTGTTGCGCAAAATGAGCAAAAATGGCTTCGTGAAATGTCTCTCTTTTCGTGCCAGTACTCATATTTGCCACTTTTTGACCACAGGGGCATCTGCCGCGCGAAATCGATAGGTCAAATCTGCCAAAAACGGCCCGTAACAAAAAAGCTCCCATTGCTGGGAGCTCTTTCATTTAATGGTGCGGGCGAAAGGACGTCCGCGTATCCGCTTCGCGGATCCGCACCGGCTTCGGCCGCCTGCCGGCGTCCTCGCCAGCTCGCTAAAAACGCTCCGCGTTTTCTTTACGCTCGCTCCTTCGCAGGTTCAAGTCCCCGCGATGGGCCCATAACAAAAAAGCCCCCATTGCTGGGAGCTCTTTCATTTAATGGTGCGGGCGAAAGGACTTGAACCTTCATGGGGTTGCCCCCATACGGACCTGAACCGTACGCGTCTGCCAATTCCGCCACGCCCGCGTGCAGGAATTAGAATAACGGAGCGCCACCACGAACGCAAGAACTATTTTTGAAAAAGTTTGCAGGCATTCTCCCAAGCGGCTTGCGCGATTGCCTCAGCATCCTCGCCGGTACGATCGACACGGTCGTTGACCAGCGTGTTTGCCGTAATGGAGATCATTGCGGGCTCGCATTCAAGACCGCGGATGGGCTCCGGAGCCATATACGGGCAATCCGTCTCGAACAAAATTCGATCGAGTGGGGTTGCCGCAAATGCCTCGCGCACATCGTCGTTGCGCTTAAAGGTGGCCGCACCGCCATAGGCGATATAGCAGCCCAAATCCACAAAGCGCTCCATCGTGGCGCGGTCCTCGCCAAAACAGTGCAGCACACAACCAGCCTGGGGCACACCCACCTCGCGCAGTACGTTGTACGCATCAACGTGCGAGGTGCGCTCCCCATCCGAGTCCTCGTGACGCAGGTGCAGCTCCACCGGCACATTGCGGCGCACGGCAAGCTCGAGCTGGCGCGCCATGCAATCAATCTGCACGTTATGGGGTGCCGGCGCGATATCGTCGTCATAGTCCATGTGATAGTCCAGGCCGATTTCGCCAATACCGGCGCATAAGGGGTCATCAAGTGCGGCAACGACCTGTGCATGAACGTCGTCGGTATAGTCCGGCGCGCCATACGGATGCACGCCGGCAAGATACTTGATCTGCGGGATATCCTGCATCGGAAGAATCTCGCGCACCAGCCAGTCGCTATAGTCCGCCACGCTGCGCTTGTCGGCAATGGGGTCGAACATCGTCACCAACAGGTCGACGCCCGCGGCTTTGGCACGCAGGAGCGTCTCGGGCACATCCTTGCCCCAAAACGAAAGCAGATGTGCATGCGTGTCGGCAAGCGGCGCCAAAGGCACGGGACAAGCAACCGTCTTCTTTTTCTTGGTAAACGTCACGCGTTCGGCATTAGGCATCATGGATTAGCTCCCGGGCCAGACGGACAAAGTCGGCAACATCGAGCGTCTCGGCGCGCGTGGTGGGTGCGATACCGCAAACCTCAAAAGCGGCATCGAGCACGTCCTTGGCAAAACCGTTGGCGCTCATGGAATTGCGGATGGTCTTGCGACGCTGAGCAAATGCAGCATCAATCACGCGGGCCACAAATTCGCGATCGAGTCCTTCGGGTACCACGCCGTCAACACGGTCGATACGCACGACGGCCGAGTCCACGTGCGGCGCCGGCATAAAGCAACGCGGCGGCACCTCAAAGCGACCCGTCACCTGCGCATACAGGCCGAGCTTTGCCGTATAGCCGCCATAGGTCTTGTTGCCCGGCACTGCGGCAATGCGATCGGCAACCTCCTTTTGCACCATGACGACGGCGCGCTTGAGCGCGGGCATCGTCTGGAAGAACTGCAGGATGATTGTCGCCGCCACGTTATAGGGCAAGTTCGCGACAAATACCGTGGGCTCGCCGCCGGCGGCCTGCTCAATCTGCTCCGGGCCCACCTTAAGCGCGTCGCCCATGATAAAGCGGAAGTTGGCGTAGTCGGCGGCGTGAGCATCGAGCACCGGCTCGAGCTCGGGATCTGCCTCAATCGACGTAACGCACGCCGCCTCCTGCAGCAGGGCCAACGTCAGCGTGCCGCAACCCGGGCCGACCTCGAGCACGCGCTCATCGCCCGCAAGCTCAGCGAGCTCACAGATACGTTCGATCACATGGTTGTCGATCAGGAAGTTCTGGCCCAGGCGATGCTTGGTCGCAAGGCCAAACTCCTCTAGCAGCTCCCTAGTTGCCGTGGGGTTTGCCAAAGGCGAAGTTGTCATGGTTGCCTCCTTAACATGGTGGCTGCATCGTAAAGCAAAAGGGCATGGACCGTTGCGGCCATGCCCTTACAGCTAAACAGCAAATTGCCGATATGGCGCGCAGCGGCTTAGCCCAGACGCGGGAACAGCGGCTCGCCCTTCTCGACGGGCTGACCACCGGCAAGCAGGCCCCAAGCGCAAATGCCCTTGAGGTCGTCGCTCGCGGCCTCGTCCTCGCAGGACAGGCGGCGCAGGGCCTCGGCAGAAGTCTGGGGCATGAGCGGCATCAGCAGGTGAGCGGCAATGCGGATGGCCTCGAGCAGGTTGTAGATCACAAACGCCAGCTCGTCAGCCTTGGCCTCGTCCTTGGCAAGCGCCCAGGGCTCGGAGTCCTCGATGTAGTGGTTGGCGGCATGGATGAGCTCCATGACCTCGTCCTTAGCTCCACCATAATCGAGCACGTCCATCTTGGCCATGTAGCGCTCGACCAGACCATCGGCGATCTTTGCCAGCGGGTTGTCGAACGCATCGAACGATGCGGGCTTGGCGGGCGCGCAACCATCAAAGTACTTGCCGCTCATGTTGAGCGAACGCGAGATAAGGTTGCCCCAGCTGTTGGCCAGGTCGGCGTTGTAGACCTGCTCCATGCGATCGAAGCTGATGGCACCGTCGGTGCCGGGGACGACGTCGGTCATAAAGTAGTAGCGATAGCCCTCGACGCCCAACATGTCGATAACGTCCTGCGGAGCGATGGCGTTGCCGCGGCTCTTGGACATCTTCTCGGCCTTGCCGGTCTCGGCATTGCGCACGGTCAGGAAGCCGTGGGCAAAGACGTGCTCGGGCAGGGCCTCGCCGATGGCCATGAGCATGGCGGGCCAAATGACGCAGTGGAAGCGGATGATGTCCTTGCCCACGATGTGGAACTGCGCGGGCCAGCGATAGGCCAGCTCGGCACGCGCCTCGTCGGTGTCGACACCGTAGCCGACGGCCGTCATATAGTTGAGCAGCGCATCGAACCACACGTAGGTCACGTGACCCTCGTCAAACGGGACCTGAATGCCCCAGTCAAAGCTCGTACGGCTCACGGAAAGGTCATTAAGGCCGCCCTCGACAAAGCTACGTACCTCGTTCATGCGGAACGCAGGCTCGACAAAGTCGGGGTGCTCGTCGTAAAGCTTGAGCAGCTTGTCCTGGAAAGCGGAAAGCTTAAAGAAGTAGGACTCCTCCTGCACGCGCTCAAGCGGACGGTGGCAGTCGGGGCACAGGTGCTGGCCGACGCTGCCGTACTCCTCGTCGCCCTTCTGGACCTGCGTATCGGTGAAGTAGGTCTCGTCAGGCACGCAATACCAACCGTCGTAGCTGCCCTTATACAGGTAGCCGGACTCCTTCATGCGCTCCCACAGGTACTGCACGGCATGATGCTGGCGCGGCTCGGTGGTGCGGATGAAGTCGTCGTTGGAGATCTCGAG includes:
- the rlmH gene encoding 23S rRNA (pseudouridine(1915)-N(3))-methyltransferase RlmH, translating into MKYTVVCVGKLKERFWKDACAEYTKRLGAYAKVDIREVADIDPAKAGGVDAARDKEGAAILAALPSRAHVILLAIEGKERSSEGLSARLDDLMLRGSSDIAFVIGGSDGVSDEVRARADEMLSFGHITLPHNLARVVLLEQIYRACKISRGEPYHK
- a CDS encoding SPFH domain-containing protein gives rise to the protein MLLSGIIAALTSLLIPIIILLLLLPNACYVVEQQHAVIIERLGKFNRIVNAGFHMKVPVIDRKAATVSLRTMKNGFGIDVKTQDNVTIGLEVSAQYHVSYDMGAGPADSGIYKSYYMLQEPVDQMRDFITDALRSSIPVYTLDEVFAKKDDIAKDVNATVSEQMAAYGFTLVSTLITKIALPTEVENSMNDINAAQRKRAAAQELAEADRIKRVTEATAEAEAMEKAGEGIANQRKAIALGIKDSLEIIQETGVGNDEANQLFMFTQWSEMMTEFARTGKTSTVVLPSDFSQSASMFEQMLTASKVQNDSKE
- a CDS encoding IS256 family transposase — protein: MEGKAMPQEESVLRLGRDEALEAARLWQECGDAREFACRVLGGVMNALMDSEAQQMCGAGRNERSDGRENSRNGYRPRSLKTAVGDVELEIPKLRHGTYYPEGMLARWSRVDTSVAAIVQEMYVCGVSTRKVERVASKLGISSLSSSEVSSLCSDLDAEVAEFRRRDLSGTPCCYLWLDATYMSCRVGSSVVSQGVVTAIGLGADGRKHFLGCDVVDTESEDSWAAFLGGLRERGLAGVRLVVSDSHAGLVAAVSRLFQGCAWQRCVTHLQRNLQSACSGRPEDSKAAVRDLVHAAVYQDDPDLARCVWAEAAPWVASVSARAGEVFEQAEDSALAFTAFPRAHWAKLRTNNVQERANREIKRRYRVVQSFPSRESMLRLTCASLMETEGQWSQQRMFSEASAAEGFAEPADRPAPTEGRRRALGRRAREIVDEIVEKHGLKKE
- a CDS encoding TatD family hydrolase, yielding MMPNAERVTFTKKKKTVACPVPLAPLADTHAHLLSFWGKDVPETLLRAKAAGVDLLVTMFDPIADKRSVADYSDWLVREILPMQDIPQIKYLAGVHPYGAPDYTDDVHAQVVAALDDPLCAGIGEIGLDYHMDYDDDIAPAPHNVQIDCMARQLELAVRRNVPVELHLRHEDSDGERTSHVDAYNVLREVGVPQAGCVLHCFGEDRATMERFVDLGCYIAYGGAATFKRNDDVREAFAATPLDRILFETDCPYMAPEPIRGLECEPAMISITANTLVNDRVDRTGEDAEAIAQAAWENACKLFQK
- the rsmA gene encoding 16S rRNA (adenine(1518)-N(6)/adenine(1519)-N(6))-dimethyltransferase RsmA, with product MTTSPLANPTATRELLEEFGLATKHRLGQNFLIDNHVIERICELAELAGDERVLEVGPGCGTLTLALLQEAACVTSIEADPELEPVLDAHAADYANFRFIMGDALKVGPEQIEQAAGGEPTVFVANLPYNVAATIILQFFQTMPALKRAVVMVQKEVADRIAAVPGNKTYGGYTAKLGLYAQVTGRFEVPPRCFMPAPHVDSAVVRIDRVDGVVPEGLDREFVARVIDAAFAQRRKTIRNSMSANGFAKDVLDAAFEVCGIAPTTRAETLDVADFVRLARELIHDA
- the metG gene encoding methionine--tRNA ligase, with protein sequence MDQSKPSFFITTPIYYVNADPHLGTAYSTIIADVQARYRRSAGYNVKFLTGMDEHGEKVAEAAAKHNMTPQEWTDSQAPHFKELWSKLEISNDDFIRTTEPRQHHAVQYLWERMKESGYLYKGSYDGWYCVPDETYFTDTQVQKGDEEYGSVGQHLCPDCHRPLERVQEESYFFKLSAFQDKLLKLYDEHPDFVEPAFRMNEVRSFVEGGLNDLSVSRTSFDWGIQVPFDEGHVTYVWFDALLNYMTAVGYGVDTDEARAELAYRWPAQFHIVGKDIIRFHCVIWPAMLMAIGEALPEHVFAHGFLTVRNAETGKAEKMSKSRGNAIAPQDVIDMLGVEGYRYYFMTDVVPGTDGAISFDRMEQVYNADLANSWGNLISRSLNMSGKYFDGCAPAKPASFDAFDNPLAKIADGLVERYMAKMDVLDYGGAKDEVMELIHAANHYIEDSEPWALAKDEAKADELAFVIYNLLEAIRIAAHLLMPLMPQTSAEALRRLSCEDEAASDDLKGICAWGLLAGGQPVEKGEPLFPRLG